In a genomic window of Carettochelys insculpta isolate YL-2023 chromosome 19, ASM3395843v1, whole genome shotgun sequence:
- the CPD gene encoding carboxypeptidase D yields MAGLLVLWLLLGLGPAAGAHIKKAEAEAPRYLHAAELEAALRALAEGAPPGLARLFSIGQSVEGRPLWVLRLTAGLEPALPEAEAEPGGAPIPGRPQVKLVGNMHGDEPLGRPLLLRLARELVSGWARGEPRAGRLLNATDLYLLPSLNPDGFERAREGDCEGAALGGRENSRGKDLNRSFPDQFGAAQPDLEPVPEVRALIAWMQRNKFVLSGNLHGGSVVASYPYDDSPMHEPNGIYSKSADDEVFKYLAKAYASNHPIMKTGTPNCPGEQFETFKDGITNGAHWYDVEGGMQDYNYVWADCFEITLELSCCKYPMASQLQQEWENNRESLLTFIEKVHMGVKGFVRDSVTGSGLANATIAVAGIAHNITAGRFGDYHRLLVPGTYNVTAAVLGYMPMTLENIEVKEGVTTAVDFSLQPTVAVSVPDPTQAAATLAPGSATNATATVQAASPTSLHQPVQPKDFRHHHFPDMEIFLRRYASEYTNITRLYSVGKSVEQRELYVMEISDNPGIHEPGEPEFKYIGNMHGNEVVGRELLLNLIDYLCKNFGSDPEVTELVLNTRIHIMPSMNPDGYERSQEGDKSSTVGRNNSNNYDLNRNFPDQFLPVTEPLQLETIAVMSWLRAFPFVLSANLHGGSLVVNYPFDDDEKGIAVYSKSPDDAVFQQLALSYSKENARMYQGSPCKDMYPNEYFPHGITNGAHWYNVQGGMQDWNYLNTNCFEVTIELGCVKYPNAEDLPKYWEQNHRSLLQFMKQVHRGVKGFVLDAVDGKGISNATISVADINHPVTTYKAGDYWRLLVQGSYKITASARGYNPLTKTVTVGDRGVVQVNFTLSRTDSKVEEGKTPVINVEDTSDPSTKEFETLIKNLSTENGLESLVLNSSMDVSPYRYHSYKDLSDFLRALHLNYPQITNLTNLGHSVEYRQISSLEISNKPNQLEPEEPKIRFVAGIHGNAPVGTELLLALAEFLCMNYRKNAHVTKLIDRTRIVIVPSLNPDGREMAQERDCTSKKGHANAHGRDLDTDFTSNFSLYRGTGEPETKAIAENLILKKDFSLSVALDGGSLLVTYPYDKPVQTVENRETLQHLASLYANNHPTMHLGQPGCSNESVKTVPGGVIRGAEWHSHLGSMKDFSVTFGHCPEITVYTSCCYFPSAGQLPSLWTENKKPLLSMIVEVHKGVHGFVQDKSGKPVSKAVIVLNEGVKIYAKEGGYFHVLLAPGLHNISATAEGYQQQHVRVQVHHDVASSVVIVFDMDNRIFGLSRELALTVAGATMSALVLTACIIWCVCSIKSNRHKDGFHRLRQHHDDYEDEIRMMSTGSKKSLLSHEFQDETDTDEETLYSSKH; encoded by the exons ATGGCGGGGCTGcttgtgctgtggctgctgcttgggCTGGGCCCAGCGGCGGGCGCCCACATCAAGAAGGCGGAGGCGGAGGCCCCGCGCTACCTGCACGCGGCCGAGCTGGAGGCGGCGCTGCGGGCGCTGGCCGAGGGGGCCCCGCCGGGCCTGGCCCGGCTCTTCAGCATCGGGCAGTCGGTGGAGGGGCGGCCGCTGTGGGTGCTGCGCCTGACGGCCGGGCTGGAGCCCGCGCTGCCGGAGGCGGAGGCGGAGCCGGGCGGGGCCCCGATCCCCGGCCGCCCACAGGTCAAGCTGGTGGGCAACATGCACGGCGACGAGCCGCTGGGCCGGCCGCTGCTGCTGCGCCTGGCCCGGGAGCTGGTGTCGGGCTGGGCCCGCGGGGAGCCCCGGGCTGGCCGCCTCCTCAACGCCACCGACCTCTACCTGCTGCCCAGCCTCAACCCCGACGGCTTCGAGCGGGCCCGCGAGGGCGACTGCGAGGGGGCGGCGCTGGGCGGGCGGGAGAACAGCCGCGGGAAGGACCTGAACCGCAGCTTCCCCGACCAGTTCGGGGCGGCGCAGCCCGACCTGGAGCCCGTGCCCGAAGTGCGGGCCCTCATCGCCTGGATGCAGCGCAACAA GTTTGTGCTCTCTGGGAATCTGCATGGGGGCTCTGTGGTTGCGAGCTATCCCTATGATGACTCTCCCATGCATGAGCCCAATGGAATCTATAGCAAATCTGCTGACGATGAAGTGTTTAAATACCTGGCAAAAGCCTATGCTTCGAACCACCCAATAATGAAAACTGGCACCCCCAATTGCCCTGGAGAGCAGTTTGAGACATTCAAGGATGGCATCACAAATGGAGCTCATTGGTATGATGTAGAAG GGGGAATGCAGGATTACAACTACGTGTGGGCCGACTGCTTTGAGATCACCTTGGAGCTGTCCTGTTGCAAGTACCCAATGGCGTCCCAGCTTCAGCAGGAATGGGAGAATAACCGGGAATCTCTCCTCACCTTCATTGAGAAG GTCCACATGGGAGTAAAAGGGTTTGTCAGGGACTCAGTCACTGGGTCTGGCCTAGCAAACGCGACCATTGCTGTTGCTGGCATTGCTCATAACATCACAGCAGGCAGATTCGGCGACTATCACAGACTGCTCGTACCTGGAACCTATAACGTCACGGCGGCTGTCCTAGG GTATATGCCAATGACTCTAGAGAATATTGAGGTGAAAGAGGGGGTTACAACAGCAGTGGACTTCTCCCTTCAACCTACAGTCGCGGTGTCGGTTCCTGACCCAACACAGGCTGCTGCCACGCTTGCCCCAGGCTCTGCTACCAATGCCACTGCCACAGTGCAGGCAGCAAGCCCGACCTCTCTCCACCAGCCTGTCCAGCCCAAGGACTTTCGCCACCACCACTTCCCTGACATGGAGATCTTCCTGAGGAGGTACGCCAGTGAGTACACCAACATCACGCGCCTCTACTCGGTGGGCAAGTCAGTGGAGCAAAGGGAATTGTATGTGATGGAGATCTCGGACAACCCCGGCATTCACGAACCAG GTGAACCAGAATTCAAGTACATTGGGAATATGCACGGAAATGAAGTAGTAGGCCGAGAACTGCTTCTGAATCTTATTGATTATCTCTGCAAGAACTTTGGCTCAGATCCTGAGGTCACGGAGTTGGTCCTTAACACCCGAATCCACATCATGCCCTCCATGAACCCTGATGGCTATGAGAGATCCCAAGAAG GAGACAAAAGCAGCACAGTGGGCAGAAACAATAGTAACAACTATGACCTGAACCGAAACTTCCCAGACCAGTTCCTCCCAGTGACTGAACCGCTGCAGCTGGAGACTATTGCTGTCATGAGCTGGCTCAGAGCCTTTCCGTTCGTACTCTCAGCAAACTTGCATGGAG GTTCTTTAGTGGTGAATTACCCCTTTGATGATGATGAGAAAGGAATAGCTGTCTACAGTAAATCACCAGATGATGCTGTGTTTCAGCAGCTTGCGCTTTCTTATTCCAAG GAAAATGCTCGGATGTACCAGGGCAGCCCTTGTAAGGACATGTACCCCAATGAGTATTTCCCTCATGGCATCACTAATGGGGCTCACTGGTATAATGTTCAAG GGGGGATGCAAGATTGGAACTATTTAAACACAAACTGCTTCGAAGTGACCATTGAGTTAGGCTGTGTGAAATACCCAAATGCTGAAGACTTGCCGAAGTACTGGGAGCAGAACCACCGGTCTCTGCTCCAGTTCATGAAACAG GTTCACCGAGGGGTCAAGGGATTTGTGCTGGATGCCGTTGATGGAAAGGGCATCTCCAATGCTACCATTAGCGTTGCTGACATCAACCATCCTGTCACCACGTACAAGGCTGGAGACTACTGGCGCCTCTTGGTCCAGGGATCTTACAAAATCACGGCATCTGCCCGAGG GTATAACCCGCTCACCAAGACTGTGACTGTTGGGGATAGAGGTGTGGTACAAGTCAACTTCACTCTGTCACGAACAGACTCTAAAGTTGAGGAAGGGAAGACACCGGTCATCAACGTTGAAGACACTAGTGATCCCTCTACCAAGGAGTTTGAGACCCTGATCAAAAACCTCTCCACTGAGAACGGCTTGGAGAGCCTCGTGCTAAACTCTTCGATGGACGTGTCTCCATACCGCTACCATTCATACAAAGACCTGTCAGACTTTCTTAGAGCCCTTCACTTGAACTACCCTCAGATCACTAATCTCACTAA CTTGGGCCACAGTGTTGAGTACCGTCAGATATCGTCCCTCGAAATATCCAACAAGCCCAATCAGTTGGAGCCCGAGGAGCCGAAGATCCGCTTTGTTGCTGGCATCCATGGAAATGCTccagttggcacagaactgctctTGGCACTGGCAGAGTTTCTCTGCATGAACTACAGAAAGAACGCGCACGTCACCAAG CTGATTGACAGGACCAGAATCGTGATTGTGCCGTCCCTAAATCCGGACGGGCGTGAGATGGCCCAGGAGAGAGACTGCACGTCCAAGAAGGGACACGCCAATGCTCACGGCAGAGATTTGGACACTGACTTCACAA GCAATTTCTCCTTGTACCGTGGAACAGGAGAACCAGAGACTAAAGCAATCGCTGAGAACTTGATTCTGAAGAAAGATTTCAGCCTCTCTGTTGCACTGGATGGTGGATCTCTGCTCGTAACTTACCCATACGATAAACCTGTGCAAACAG TGGAAAATAGAGAAACTCTGCAACATCTGGCATCTCTGTATGCAAACAACCATCCAACAATGCATCTGGGTCAGCCGGGCTGTTCAAATGAGTCAG TTAAGACCGTTCCAGGAGGTGTGATCCGGGGCGCAgaatggcacagtcacctgggcaGTATGAAG GACTTCAGTGTTACGTTTGGCCACTGCCCCGAGATCACGGTGTAtaccagctgctgctacttcccCAGTGCTGGACAGCTCCCTAGTCTGTGGACTGAGAATAAGAAACCTCTCCTTAGCATGATTGTAGAG GTTCATAAGGGAGTCCACGGATTTGTTCAAGACAAGAGTGGGAAGCCGGTGTCCAAGGCAGTCATTGTACTCAATGAAGGTGTGAAAATCTATGCAAAGGAAGGTGGCTATTTCCATGTGCTGTTGGCTCCAGGTTTACATAACATCAGTGCCACAGCTGAAGGATATCAGCAGCAGCATGTACGG GTGCAGGTGCACCATGATGTCGCCAGCTCCGTGGTAATCGTGTTTGACATGGATAACAGGATATTTGGCCTCTCAAGGGAACTTGCCTTAACTGTAGCAG